The following are encoded together in the Silurus meridionalis isolate SWU-2019-XX chromosome 2, ASM1480568v1, whole genome shotgun sequence genome:
- the LOC124402093 gene encoding LOW QUALITY PROTEIN: F-box only protein 5-like (The sequence of the model RefSeq protein was modified relative to this genomic sequence to represent the inferred CDS: inserted 2 bases in 1 codon) codes for MCVFLTVTGLSFVEQCIGPDMKCLTRSRTSAQKTETSSELKERKQSAPSFCVTSSISPSIPQSLNSDPTGPHNKENCEENKSCGVDLLPSDDVPLSSSSLAEDSGYLSLHNSQLEPSDNDLPCTETLQICAEEKERGPSPLYSSSTPNCLPVLKFQEEVCRQLKKDYRKTQSYDWTIINKIAECYNLQNIIGTKMGSEYVDILCGLLKKDMKHILTRILGLLGDCDLISCKKVSKTWQIIIRQDNRAVQRCRKAEQMLRDTGKSTESLSRDFGLSRVVFSCLQKVASSTPRSKPTKTTHSQTDATQNSAKPSRFAEFHEAAKSLKVHEALRSCRVCGSPARFDSVMKRAVCMRASCAFDFCSLCQSXYHGSTPCQRGILKSSSSHCQTSPLAGSARSKRSIRRL; via the exons atgtgtgtgtttctgactgTGACAGGGCTGAG TTTTGTGGAGCAGTGTATAGGCCCAGATATGAAGTGCCTGACCCGCAGCAGAACTTCCGCCCAGAAAACGGAAACGAGCTCAGAGTTAAAGGAACGGAAACAGAGCGCGCCATCTTTCTGTGTGACCTCCTCCAtttctccctccatccctcagtCCCTAAACAGTGACCCTACAGGACCTCATAACAAGGAGAACTGTGAGGAGAACAAGTCATGTGGTGTTGACCTGCTGCCCagtgatgatgttcctctgagcAGCTCGAGTCTAGCAGAGGACAGCGGATACTTGTCTCTCCACAACAGCCAGCTCGAGCCCAGTGACAACGACCTGCCTTGTACAGAGACGCTGCAGATCTGCGCAGAGGAAAAAGAGCGTGGACCATCTCCACTCTATTCCTCCTCAACCCCGAACTGCCTTCCTGTCCTGAAGTTCCAGGAGGAGGTATGCAGACAGCTGAAGAAAGACTACAGGAAAACCCAAAGCTATGATTGGACCATCATTAATAAGATTGCTGAGTGTTACAACCTCCAGAACATTATTGGTACAAAGATGGGCTCGGAGTATGTTGATATCCTTTGTGGCTTGTTAAAGAAGGACATGAAGCACATCCTGACCAGGATCTTGGGTCTTCTTGGGGATTGTGACTTGATAAG CTGTAAAAAAGTGAGCAAGACGTGGCAGATAATCATTCGCCAAGACAACCGGGCCGTTCAGAGATGTAGAAAAGCCGAGCAAATGCTACGG GACACTGGAAAGTCGACAGAGTCTTTATCCAGAGACTTTGGGCTTAGCAGGGTGGTGTTTTCTTGCCTGCAGAAAGTAGCTTCTTCGACACCAAGATCCAAACCCACAAAGACGACGCACAGCCAAACGGATGCCACACAGAATTCTGCCAAGCCAAGCCGCTTCGCAGAGTTTCACGAA GCTGCAAAATCTCTGAAGGTTCACGAGGCGCTGAGGAGCTGTCGTGTCTGCGGTTCTCCTGCACGGTTCGACTCGGTCATGAAAAGGGCGGTGTGTATGAGAGCGAGCTGTGCTTTCGACTTCTGCTCACTGTGCCAGTC GTACCATGGGTCCACCCCCTGCCAGAGGGGCATACTAAAGTCCTCTTCATCACACTGCCAGACCTCACCTTTAGCAGGTTCTGCTCGCAGCAAACGCAGCATCCGGCGCCTATGA